Proteins encoded together in one Osmia lignaria lignaria isolate PbOS001 chromosome 4, iyOsmLign1, whole genome shotgun sequence window:
- the LOC117603573 gene encoding DNA helicase MCM9, which yields MKEYLLKNHREELEEILDSLDISGFYSIYINFVSLFEYDTDMAQKILQYPRYYLPLCDESVVEAQQELAKPEQVVKKKVRIRVTAVPLTVDQGQIGQLVSTSGIVVRMSQPSVLKLVQRYSCKKCQHINHIKYEWERQTFGDISECEACNATKLKAINEFDVEDSSDCQEIRVQEKGKTDTRYLVEELKITLLDDLVDKCRPGDYVEISGVIVRIWGPLEPDERLEATTMMIANSVTVRRKISDTSSSQEMKDIFENYWEKYNDNPLLGRDNILASICPQLYGMYTPKLALAVVLAGGVTKYNDNGTRVRGEPHLLLVGDPGTGKSKLLRTATRLAVRSVFTTGVGSTAAGLTATAVRDSDGWHLEAGALVLADGGICCVDEFTTMSSHDRTSVHEAMEQQTISIAKAGLVSTLNSRCSVIAAINPAGGQFGAEDEEWETSLGDPLLSRFDLILLLKDNRNPEWDKLTSDHILKAACEVNESLAQTDSKNHIELLKTEGLWKEDSLREYLAYVHSLQPALTKEAEMVLRATYLYHRSHPDRREERTTVRLLDSLIRLAEGHARLMFRSRIELMDAIFVAKLVGTGTSSEVDPGCSFPTDPIATYRFEGQKLLRTLGLENLETLL from the exons ATGAAAGAATATCTATTGAAAAACCATCGAGAAGAATTAGAAGAAATTTTGGACAGCTTGGACATCAGCGGTTTCTATTCAATCTACATAAA CTTTGTATCACTGTTTGAATATGATACGGATATGGCacaaaaaattttacaatatcccaGATATTATCTACCACTTTGCGATGAATCAGTTGTAGAAGCTCAACAGGAGTTGGCAAAACCAGAACAAGTTGTTAAAAAGAAA GTACGCATCAGAGTTACTGCTGTACCACTGACAGTGGACCAGGGACAAATTGGGCAACTTGTTTCAACAAGTGGCATTGTAGTAAGAATGTCCCAGCCTTCAGTATTAAAGCTTGTCCAAAGATACAGCTGCAAGAAGTGCCAACACATTAATCACATTAAA TATGAATGGGAGAGACAAACTTTTGGAGATATCTCAGAGTGTGAAGCATGCAATGCGACAAAATTAAAAGCCATCAATGAGTTTGATGTAGAAGATTCCTCAGATTGCCAAGAAATCAGAGTAcaa GAAAAGGGTAAAACAGATACCAGGTACTTGGTTGAGGAACTGAAAATCACCTTGCTGGATGATTTAGTTGATAAATGTAGACCAGGAGATTATGTCGAAATCAG TGGTGTAATAGTGCGAATATGGGGACCCTTAGAACCTGATGAACGTTTAGAAGCAACAACCATGATGATAGCAAACAGCGTAACAGTCCGGCGGAAGATATCCGACACATCTTCCAGCCAAGAGATGAAAGACATTTTCGAAAATTATTGGGAAAAGTACAACGACAACCCTTTGCTTGGTAGAGACAATATTCTTGCATCGATTTGCCCTCAG CTCTATGGGATGTACACCCCTAAGTTAGCCCTAGCCGTTGTCCTAGCTGGGGGTGTGACTAAATACAACGACAACG GAACACGTGTACGTGGAGAGCCTCATCTTCTGTTGGTCGGCGATCCTGGAACTGGCAAGTCGAAACTGCTTCGCACAGCAACTCGTTTGGCTGTGAGGTCTGTTTTTACAACCGGAGTTGGATCAACTGCAGCTGGTCTAACAGCAACTGCTGTCAGA GACTCGGACGGCTGGCATTTAGAAGCTGGGGCACTGGTGTTAGCGGATGGCGGAATATGCTGCGTGGATGAGTTCACCACGATGAGTTCACACGACAGGACATCCGTGCACGAAGCCATGGAGCAACAAACGATATCAATCGCCAAAGCTGGATTAGTTAGCACGTTGAACTCGAGGTGTTCGGTGATTGCAGCCATCAATCCAGCCGGTGGTCAATTTGGTGCCGAGGACGAAGAGTGGGAAACGAGCTTAGGTGATCCTCTTCTATCTCGTTTCGACTTGATATTGCTTCTGAAGGATAACAGGAATCCGGAATGGGACAAGCTAACGTCGGACCACATTTTGAAGGCTGCTTGCGAAGTTAACGAAAGCCTGGCTCAAAC AGACTCGAAGAATCACATCGAGCTTTTGAAGACTGAAGGTCTGTGGAAGGAGGACAGTTTGAGGGAATACTTGGCCTATGTGCATTCCCTGCAACCAGCCTTAACGAAAGAGGCGGAAATGGTACTTAGGGCAACTTATCTTTACCACAGATCACATCCGGATAGAAGAGAAGAAAGGACTACTGTACGGCTCTTGGACAGTCTTATTAG GCTAGCCGAAGGACATGCTAGATTAATGTTTAGATCGAGGATTGAACTTATGGATGCCATATTCGTGGCAAAATTAGTTGGAACAGGAACATCGTCAGAGGTGGATCCCGGTTGTTCGTTTCCAACAGACCCGATTGCCACTTATCGATTCGAag GTCAAAAATTACTGAGGACTCTCGGTTTAGAAAACTTGGAAACTTTGTTATAG
- the Scamp gene encoding secretory carrier membrane protein, with protein sequence MSGFDENPFAEPSINDPFADPAIRRAVSSTPANRGLEDYNPFADQGSQGTAQVRGAANPPIYGGVGATQPATLQPSNQEAPPTNYTRTPQQTVNAALGSTLSPTSDQRSEPEWKARAEEDMRSSAYYPKPHNWPPLPDKCCFQPCFYQDIDVEISTDFQKVVRQLYHLWMFHGCVMVLNVFGGFVLILCNERFSTFGLGILYLILFTPFSFLCWYRPAYKAFKNDSSFNFMVFFFVFFFQLIVTAIQAIGIPGSGTCGIITAMMMFDKSAKGIFVGLLLLFIAFGFVLAACGDLLLLTKIHRIYRSSDASVSKAQQEFATTFLRNEHVQTAASNVAANAVRTQMANAANQPRY encoded by the exons ATGTCTGGTTTCGACGAGAATCCCTTCGCGGAACCAAGCATCAATGATCCGTTTGCG gATCCTGCAATAAGAAGAGCTGTATCCTCAACACCAGCTAACAGAGGCTTGGAAGATTATAATCCATTTGCAGACCAAGGTTCCCAAGGAACTGCACAGGTCAGAGGTGCTGCAAATCCTCCAATCTATGGAGGAGTTGGAGCAACACAACCAGCCACTCTTCAGCCCTCAAATCAAGAAGCTCCACCAACTAATTACACGCGTACTCCTCAACAAACAGTGAATGCAGCACTTGGAAGCACATTGTCTCCTACTTCAGAT caaagatcagagcCAGAATGGAAAGCAAGAGCAGAAGAGGATATGAGAAGTTCAGCATATTATC CAAAACCACACAACTGGCCACCTTTACCTGATAAGTGTTGCTTCCAACCTTGTTTCTACCAAGATATAGATGTGGAAATAAGTACAGACTTTCAGAAGGTGGTCAGGCAACTGTATCATCTCTGGATGT TTCATGGTTGTGTCATGGTTCTAAATGTTTTCGGTGGATTCGTGCTAATCTTATGTAACGAAAGGTTTTCAACATTTGGTCTTGGAATATTATATCTTATACTTTTTACTCCATTTTCGTTCTTGTGCTGGTACAGACCAGCCTACAAAGCTTTTAA GAATGATAGCTCTTTCAACTTCATGGTGtttttctttgtctttttctttcaattaatcgTAACAGCAATTCAGGCTATAGGCATTCCTGGCTCAGGAACTTG tGGTATAATAACAGCTATGATGATGTTCGATAAGTCCGCGAAGGGGATTTTTGTTGGCCTTTTGTTGCTGTTCATCGCCTTTGGTTTTGTTCTTGCTGCGTGCGGTGATCTTCTGTTATTGACGAAG ATCCATCGCATTTATCGTTCGTCAGACGCGAGCGTTTCGAAAGCACAACAGGAATTTGCAACAACATTTTTGCGCAATGAACACGTGCAAACTGCTGCGAGTAACGTTGCCGCCAACGCTGTCCGCACCCAAATGGCTAATGCTGCTAATCAACCACGCTACTAA